CTGACCTCGCCACCTACGGCGCTGAGGACACCTTCGATCACAAGGCTGCTGAGGGCTTCATCTATGTGTGGGGCCTGCCCACCCGTGTGTGGTCTCAGAAGCTGCGTGAGTCCTAGGACTTGCTAGTTAGGCTTTCGAGTTCTGAGCGCCTTAGGCGATCGCCCGCGCCTAGACACTCAATAAGACCCTTATTCTCATTCTGCGATCGCCCGCAAAGCAGAGAATAAGGGTCTTTTAGTTTTTCAACTCCCGCTTCCGCATTCAGACCACCAGGGTCAAAACTTAGTTCTTTTAACTTGGGAAAACTTTCTTCGCTGTGTGGCCACAGGTATTGATAAACAGACAATCAAAGCCACCACTGACAAAGCCACCAGCAATAGGAACCATTTTTGTGAGGTTAATTACGCCTTTTTCTCCGGCTTTGGTGATGAGGCGAAAACCAACCTTTTTATTAATCTCAATTAGAACTTTACCCGGCACTTGTTTAATCACATTCAGACAAACTTTATTGCCGACTGTAATTCCAGCTCCCTTCAAGATTTCTTCTGCTCCTCCACCAATGAGAGAAAGCAAGATCATTGTCTTGACCTGCTCCGAATGAATATCGTAACCACGCAGACATGCAATTACAGCAATTGTATTGGCGGCTAGAGCGTAGGAAGCGGCCAAGCTAGCAGGAAGTGCGATTGGCAGCGTCGCCAAACCTCCCAAACCCGTCACAAACCCTGTGCCAGCGGCATAGGCGGCATTCCACGCAATTACCGAGTTGGTTGCATCTTCAATGGTTTTACAGGAACGTCGATGATCTTCTGCGACTTTTTCAGCGGGTGCCAAAACACCCAAGCCATTAATACCTGCATTAACAATCCAATCGAGCAACCCATTAGCAGCTTGCTCTAAGTCGCTGGGCACAGAAGATGAAACCATTGATTTTTTCTTTGAAACGGCTTTATCTGTTTTAGCCTTCAGATCTTTAAATACCTAACCGTAGGATTACGAATTTTCTACGACTTGACAGTTATAGTTCACCCATGCTTTTGGCCGGTTTTGCAGAAACGCGAAGAGGGAGGCGATCGCCTCCCTCTTTTACTCACTCAATGACTAATTGGTTGAACTGATTTGAACTGAGCAGACTTAGCCGTGAACCAAGCGCGAGAACGCGTTTATTCTTGCGGCTCTACTTGTTTGGCAATCTTGCGAGACTCCAGCCACAACGGCACCCCAATCCAGGCGGCCAAGAGGACAAAGGCCGCGATCGCAAACCGAGCGACCCAGCTAATCACTTCCTCAAGGGGCAGCACCTGACCGATAAAGAACGACACGCCCACCATTACCGACGCCCACAGCGCCGCTCCCGCAGCGTTGTAGAGCAAAAACTGGCGATAGGGCATCTGGGCAATCCCAGCCAGCGGCCCTGCAAAAATTCGCAACAGCGCGATAAATCGGCCCAGAAACACTGCTTTGGCCGCATTTTCGCTAAACTGTCGCCGACCCTCAGCAATTTGTTCTTCCTGGATGCGGAAGATCTTGCCCAAGCGCAGCAAGAAAGGCCAGCCGCCCCAGCGACCGATCCAATAACCGCAGCTATCGCCCACGATCGCCCCAGCGATCGCGCTTAGCAGCACTAGCCAAACATTGAGCTCATCATTCCCTGCCAAGAAGCCACCCACGAGCGTGATGGTCTCTCCGGGCAGCGGGATGCCCATGTTTTCCAGCAAAATGCCAAAGAAGACGGCCCCATAGCCGTACTGATGGGCAATCTCTTGAATAGACTCTAGCGAGATGATTTCGGCGGACATTCAAGATGGCCTTTACAAAGTTTCACCTTACTCTCAGATTGTGGCGCGTTTGAAAGAAGAGTGTCAATTGAGAAGCTTGAAATTCCGCCATTTGACGGCATTCTGGCAGAAAACTTTATAAAGGCGCTGGCAAGATCAAAAGCAATCACCGGGCAACTCGCTTCCGGAAATCAGCCCTTTGGCATGGAGGTGTAGAAGCAAACGCAAAATTTCCCCTATCTTCGGTCAGAATTCTTAAATCCCTCTGAAGATAGAAAAGCGTCTCTCTAGTCAGAGAGAAAATTCTCTCTATCGGCTGGCAGCTGCTCAATCTGTTGCGGCAGATGCGTTTTGGCGATCGCCCCCAAAACTTTATTGAACTCCTGGGAAGTCGTGAAGTTTTTGCAAAGCCCAGCAAAAACTCGGGTTTATTTCAGCCAACTCGCTTAGCATAGATTTCAGTCAAGCGTAGTTTTACGTAAAACCCAGGATATTTACCCGGGTTGCTGGACTAACGACTTGGGCCTGCTGACTGCACTCGTCCTGACTGCTCTTTAGTTGCCCACCTCTAGCCCGCAGCTGTCAGCTACGAGTGATGCACCGTGCTCCAAGTTTAGGTTTCAAGGAAGGGCAGGGCCTTCCAGTCCTTTCCAAAGCTGTCCCCCAACGCGAACTATGGCCATGATTTTGAGTGAAACATCAGGTGTGGTCGTGCTCAAGCCCCAGGGCCGCCTGAACGCCCAAGGCAGTGCGACGCTTCAGGAGTGTATTGATCGGCTATCCCTCGAACCGCAGTACCTCTGGATCCTAGACCTCGACCAAATCGAGTTTATTGATAGCTTCGGGTTGATGACTCTGACTGAGAGTCTGAAAGCAGCCCGAGCCTGTGGTAGCCGCTTGGTCATCTGCAACCTGCGGGCACCTGTGCGTCTGATCCTCGAAATCACGCAGCTTGATCGGGTATTTGAGATTTTTGAGAGTCCGGAGGCGGCTCTGAAGCATCACCGCCCTCGCGTGATCGCGCCCCTCAAAGGCGAGCTAGCAGCCTAGAACTGAGCTCTAGCAAGGGTCGTCAAAGCGGCCTGGTTGGTCTTCTAGAGAGTCTGACAGCCAAAAACGTGTGAATCCCAATCGATGGGCTCCGGGAATGCTGAGGCATTTCATCTCTCATCGCTTCTATGCCGCGATCGCCTCTGGTCGCGGCTTTTTTCGTGTCGGGGGTGACGACTAGAGCAAAACGTGGTCCACGGGCGGCCGAATGACGATGTCGCGCAGCGGCTGCCCCCGCAGGCAGTGCCAGTGGCAGCTGAACAGATTCGGCGCTTGGCAGCTCAGG
This genomic stretch from Geitlerinema sp. PCC 7407 harbors:
- a CDS encoding EcsC family protein, whose translation is MKAKTDKAVSKKKSMVSSSVPSDLEQAANGLLDWIVNAGINGLGVLAPAEKVAEDHRRSCKTIEDATNSVIAWNAAYAAGTGFVTGLGGLATLPIALPASLAASYALAANTIAVIACLRGYDIHSEQVKTMILLSLIGGGAEEILKGAGITVGNKVCLNVIKQVPGKVLIEINKKVGFRLITKAGEKGVINLTKMVPIAGGFVSGGFDCLFINTCGHTAKKVFPS
- a CDS encoding DedA family protein, translating into MSAEIISLESIQEIAHQYGYGAVFFGILLENMGIPLPGETITLVGGFLAGNDELNVWLVLLSAIAGAIVGDSCGYWIGRWGGWPFLLRLGKIFRIQEEQIAEGRRQFSENAAKAVFLGRFIALLRIFAGPLAGIAQMPYRQFLLYNAAGAALWASVMVGVSFFIGQVLPLEEVISWVARFAIAAFVLLAAWIGVPLWLESRKIAKQVEPQE
- a CDS encoding STAS domain-containing protein, translating into MAMILSETSGVVVLKPQGRLNAQGSATLQECIDRLSLEPQYLWILDLDQIEFIDSFGLMTLTESLKAARACGSRLVICNLRAPVRLILEITQLDRVFEIFESPEAALKHHRPRVIAPLKGELAA